A window of Macrotis lagotis isolate mMagLag1 chromosome 1, bilby.v1.9.chrom.fasta, whole genome shotgun sequence genomic DNA:
tacatatttagtattgaaagtACTTGattgtctatgctaccttttaggaaattatgatttccttccttatcccttttaatgatatctactTTTGCAGATGCTTTGCTTGAGATAAGGATTCCTAACCctgattttttcatttcagctgaagcaaaatatattttgtttcaatcttttacctttaatctatacatctctttctcttcttcaaatgagtttcttgtaagcagcatgttgtaggattctggtttttaatccactctattatttgcttacattttctgggagaattcatcccattcacattcaaagttataattactgctTATTgcactccatgctatcttccttctgtttgtattttcccctttccccttttatccatattcctcagctttttgtttctgaataccaataCCTTCCATGTGTTTGCCCCTTATAtccagccccctcccctttctttccccgtttccctttgccccttcttctctcctttccttgttagttcctcttttcctccccccttctttttccccttttaatacttgaaaggtaagataattttcttaacttaactcagtgtgtgtgtgtgtgtgtgtgtgtgtgtgtgtgtgtttaactttaagccaaatctgatgagagtaagaggCAGGCAGTTCTCTCATCTACCATTCttccttctattgcaataggtcctttgtacctctttatgcagtatgatttacccccattcaattgCCATCTTCCTGTATCTTTACTACACACCCTTAAGGATATATtgctttttaatcattttgtcagtcatggataaatcatgagtgtccatcacttctcactaagcatattctctctaatgaAGCTACAATTCTTGGGAGTTTAGAGATTCTTTCTCCCAGGTTGGGATATAgcaagtttcattttattggagagcagtttttttttttcttttttctttttttttaaccttgtcctgtgtctcttgagtctcttgtttgaagtccaaattttctatatacctcttgtcttttcatcaggaagagttggaatAATTCTATTTCGTTGAATATCTATCatttaccctggaagagaaggatcagttttgctggatgatggattcttggctgcattttaaCCTCCCTTATTTCTGAGAATATCACATTGTattcccttctatcccttaatgttgatgcagccaggtcctgtatattccttactgtggctacttggaatttttttttataattttctaattttttttttctttctggctgtttgcaggatgacctcttttatctgagagttctggaatttggacacaatttggtgttttcattttggaatcctttTCCAGAGGGAATAGATGTATTcgttcaataactattttgcattCTGCTTCCATGTTATTAGGGCAATCTTACATCACTAAATACTATAATGTTTAATCCaggctatttttttctcttcattgttttcttaaGTTAGCTCCTGTATCTACTCTTGAAGTTAGGGTTTTTGCCAAtgagtcattttatatttttcttctattttttgattttttgtttttgttcagcaacttcttcttgtctcatgaagtcattagtttctacaaattccattcacattttaaagaattactttcttcaattaccttttgcaATGCcttttctgcttttgaaagagttttccttttgaccaattgaagaatttttttgttttcttttctccatcaaGGTCTGCTTgttgatgagcaggcagatttatttatttatttattcttattttgtaaaaataatgtgtttttatacattactaaaatattcttgtttaagagtaaacataaaaacccctcccccaaaaaatatagacctgcatgagcaacaaagcaaagagaaaataatttaaatttaaatttaaaaataataataataatatgggcaggtggcacagtggatagaacaccagctttggagccaggaacacctgagcCCTAATTGTccccagacatccaacaatcaccaaACCTCATAACCCTGTGCAAGCCACCCAaaacccattgccctgcaaaaaccaaacaaaataaagaccgaaaataacatgaaatagtaataataaaagtagAGGAGGCTGGGTGgcagatggagcactggcccttgggctaggaacacccaggtccaaatctgtcctcagacacccaacaatcacccagctatagGGCCCCAGGCAgtccacccaaccccatttgccctgcaaacctacctaataataataataataataataataataataataataatagtaataaattgcttcagtctgtgttccaacaccaccagctctgttgcaggtggatcacattctttatgataaggccatcacaaaagttacttccatatatttccaccgttgccattactgatcacaaatccctccattcgtacttctccattaccatgtactctattttctctctcctttcattctgtctctgctggggtcaagaggcccaagcccacataccaccccttaggccctatggtcctggacaggccaattccaaccccttgcaagaagtaaaaaataaaatgtgctatatctgaccattctcacCCCATGGtatatcctctcctccatcactcacatccccccttccccctgccccccttctctccttctcacttcagatgtctatatcctattgctgtttcctctcctagccacctctgatgagagcaaagattccctcattcccccttgccttccccctttcataccatttcaatagctcattgtaataaagaaaaatcttatcatatgaaatatcttagcctattcctcctctcctttttctttctcccaatacatttcccttttatctattgacttcatttttgcactacaatatatcttcaaattcagttttctcctgtgattcttctataaaagttccttctacatgctctattaaatgagaaggttcatatgagtatcatcggtattatttttctatacaggaatacacatagttcatgatcattaagtccctcatatttccccttcttctccactctctatgcttcacctgagtcctgtatttgaagatcaaaacttctgttcagttctgcccattccaacaggaacctttgaaattcccctggttcattgaaaatccatctttttccctagaagatgacattcaatttttctgggtagtttattctcagttgcattctaagctcttttgccttatggaatattatattccaagccctatgagcttttaagttagttactgctaagtcctgtgtgatcctgattgcagctccatgatatttgaattgtgtcattctggctgcttgtaatattttctctttgatttgggcattcaggaacttggctataatattcctgggggttgttttttatggatctctttctcagggagatcggtggataCTCTCAATTGCTAtattgccctctgattctaggttatcagggcaattttcctgtagtaattctttgaaaatgatgtcaaggctcttttcctgttcaagactttcaggtgttccaataatttttaaattatctttcctaaatctgttttcaatatcagttgttttttcaatgagatttttcacattttcttctaatttttcattcttttggttttgaaatattatgtcctgaattctcataaaatcagcaacctacctcagttccattctttgtctgaaggatttgttttcctcagagagctttcttatctctttttccatctgtccaattctgcttttaaaaacattcttctcctcaataatttttgaactgttttatccatttgacctatgctgatttttaacatgttattttcttcagcagcatttttttgtatatccttgcctaagctactgacttcatttttatgtttttcctgcatctctctcatttcttttcccatttttcttctatctccctcacttgattttcaaagtcttttttgagttctatcatagcctgagcccaatttttgtttttcttggagtctttaggtgcaggagcttgtacttcctcatcttcagattgggtgttttgatccttctttggaTCACAGGCAAAATTTCTCattggtgttcctcttttttctctgcttactcatttctccagcctgggcctggtttttggatgcttcctgagcttttgagcattAGTGGGACaaccccacaaggatctctgtgtgtgaggctttgttttccctcctggtttgtgaatgaccataactcacccctctgctatggggctgataTTTGTGGGGGTCCCtgagggcctagactgtgatcaggatctgaatgtggtcagaaccccagagtcctgtttcagggacagaggactaagctccacagtctctctccactcccctcctttGGCTCAGAACTcttgccctgggggttcctgttTATCTGCTTCTGCTTCAGGTAAATGGATTTGGGCTGCTATGTCCACACTGATTGCTGTGTGCTCTGAGgtctgggcttcacatgcttgctctggcagaggtacccccactgatcccccaagttgtgcttgatgctcccCGTGGTGTAAATCAGGAAAATGCCCTCACTGCCGGGAGCTGTGTCTCCCaataccctggggctgcctctgggaggctgaagttccttgactctggcaggctgcccctccaaccccacgAAGTGGAgactttccactcttttccaggttaccttgggttggaaaattacctcactggatccctctgtggattctgtctctcaaaaatttacttagagtcctttctttataagttttgagaaagagcacctaagagatggtGCTGtcctgtctccatcttggctccaccccctgttgaagttttgagagaattattttctttttgcatttgtccgaCTGTATtatctaaggatttgttttcctgttgcaaggttttaatttttctcttcagtttctttttagagtttttccaatttatttttaaacactttCCTGTTCTCGTataagaatgctttttttttgtatttgaggccaattcatattctcctcagaagttctaccCATCTGTATTTTAGGGTCTTTGTCTTTAAGGTACCTTTCAATGGACCCTGCTTTCttcttgcctttcttcattttccgtAGATCTTGTGTTGGGGCGGGGGTGGCTGGTTCTCAGACCTTTGGCTTTGAAAACCCTGGAatctttgctcactgggcttagtaactccaaataTGTTGGCCAGCAGTGGATCCTTTTTCTGGAGCGTCTGTGAACTTGATTTGTGACCCACTCCCTAGTTCTGGGGTGGGGCTGCGGGGAACAACaaggtctgaattatccttgtgCAATGTGGCCTCAGTTCTTTCTGTTACTTTAGGGTTCACAGTGTTCTGAATTTGTCTCAGGTTGGAACTTTTCCTGTGGTGTTCTATCTAGTTAAGCAAGGCCTGAGTTCCTATTTGGCTTCCAGGAACTGGGATGCTATCTGTTGAACTGGGTTCTGGATTGTTCTGTAACTAGAAGCCTGCCATTGGCTTTATTGAACTATAACTCCCCTTCACCCCCAAAAAGACAGAGCTTCACTGAAAGCAATAAAACACCCACCCCCCAAAATGTCTCAATTCTGAATTGAgatcttgttttgcttttttttgggggggggatgggatTTGTAGCTTTAATATCTATGTAGTGGTTCATTTAAAGTTACATGGGAAATAGCTCTGGGAGCATGCCACCATCTTGCTTCTGCTTTGggagtttcaatttctttttttctaaaatattctaaaaagatAAATTATCTAACAAGACAGAGACATATAGCCATAGATTGAAgaatttccataaatattttgtgTTTCCAATTCATACATGTATGTCTatataacttttcttcttttcagttcATCTGGTTAACAACCTTCAACTGGGAAACCAGTATTTTGACATTCTTCTCCCtcttaattgtttctttcagttTTAGTTTTTCTACTAATCTTCATTTTCATGATAACTTTCCTAAGCACCTTGGAAGGGTGAACATGCTCCACACCCACTACCATCTGCCTCTTCTTCTTACCGATTGAATAGTGCAAATTTCTATAAAAAGTTTCTCCATGTCTATAGCTGTTTTCAGGGCATCTCTGTATTTATGCAGTGGCCCACATGTGTCTAGCATATACACCACTCATACCACATGGAGGGGAGTCCTAGGCCATCACAATATTActccccttatttccccttgaCTTATCTCCAGAATATTGTTGACTATGCCAATTTTCTTGCTGTAAAAATTTCCTCTCAGTGAGATATTCAAGCTGCGCCCCCCAACAAGTggtctaatttgattttttttggcagtTGGTAGGGAAATCCCTACTCCCAGAAACACTTTATTGAGACCTTATTGCTTATGCAGTTAAGGAGACACTGATTGTGCTATAGAAAAATTCCACATGCCCTAGTCTAAATTATTCCTGTAACGGAGTCAGGAGTCTCCTTCTTATAAAGTTAAGTGTATATACCAGAAAAGGTGGTCAAATTGAGGGTCTAAGAACAGAATACTTCCTGGAAGGAGCAGGGTACAGGAATGTAGAATGGCAGCGCCAATGAGAGCCCTCCAGACTGCAATAAAAGGGCAAGATCCACAGGAGATGGCATTCCTTATCAACTCGTGAAGGCTCACTTCTAGTTGGCTTAAAGAAATTCAGTCCTGACACTTGGAAGAGCAGCAGCACACAAGGGAGCAGTTCATTTCTCCAGTAAGTGCTGCAACTTGTTGTAGGTAATAGTTGTCGTGGGGAAGACACACTTGGCTGCTAAAACTGTCAGACCACATTGGCCCTGACACTGGCAGAACCTTCTGGAAAAGTTGGGATAGGACACAGGAGGAGGTCAAAGATACCtacaatattttagttttttggtgAATTGCAGTAGGGTCTGAGAGAATAAAGGAGAAATGGACTTAGAACAAGCCAGTTACTTGGCTAGACAGAGAGGAACTGGAAAAACAAGCATTATCTATGGGGACAAGGAAGAGCCTCAGTACTCAATAGAAAAAGGCCCTCTCTGCTGCCTACTCTGCCTAGTTTCCAGAGCTCACATCTCAGTAATCCAGACTGGAGTTTAAATTACCATGGCAGGAGGGATGGAAGAGTGGCCCACTGCTTGAGAAGTTAGGACTGACACAAAAGGAAAGTACCTAGGTCTCATTCTTTCCAAACAGCAGCTGATAGAGTCAGGATCCCTAGGTGAATCCCCTCTGCTCTGCAAAACGATGGGAGCAGAAAGGAATTATCAGAACCTGGGGAACAAACTTGAGTGAACAATAgtgtttccttggcaaaaattcAATTTTGCTTCAGGTTCCCTCACCTTTTCCCAGGGGCTTTTATGGGCCTGCCTGCCTGCAGATCTCCCCTCCCAAAGGCACTTCTATCAGGGATTCTGGCTGGGACTAGTATGAGGAAATAGCAAGCTAAAATCACATGGGAATAAAGAAGTGCAGTTTCTTATGGGTCAGCAATTAGAGTACAGACTAAGACCAAGGAATACAAACTGGCACTACCCCTAAGGATAACCTCCCATATCCCCCATCCTGATGTGCCTTCCAACTCCTTCAAGAAAGGAGAGAAGTACCTTCTCCAAGGGGTGAGTCCTTGTTCACTGTAAAGGACAATGTTGACCACAGTAAGATCAAGCCTGCATTAATAGCACTGGAGGACAAAATGGCTCCAGAGAGTGGACCCTCTGACTCTACTAGCCTCCATAGTAGAGATGTACAGCCAAACCAATAAGCAGGAGGGCCAGGAAGAAGGCAGCTATGAGCTGGAGGTGAAGCAGAGTAGCTGAGAGTATAGCATTGACAATCAGGGAGGAGGAGACAACAAAGAGACGAGTGATACTGCTCCCATGCTTCATGTTGGATGACATGAGCAGACCATTGAGGGCCTGGCTCAGTACCATCAGCCCTGCTCAGGCTGAGAAACCATCTAGGAGCCCAGGGCCTGGCCCACCTCCCACATAGAGCACCAAGTTCATAAGTACCCCAAAGGAGTACAAGAACAAGTTCTGCAAAGCCAAGGGTAGGTGCTGCCTCTTCATGAGCAGCTTTGTGTAGACTGAGGAGAGGCCTGAGATGAGGCAGTAGAGCAAAAGCAACAGCAGACCCAAGGGGGTCACATGGAGGGGCATGCCAGCAGCTGGAGGCTGTGGGAGGATGCCCTGTGGGTCCTGACCTGCAGCAGCATAGCAGTCTCCAGCACCAGTGAGTAGCAGCAGTACGAGGCCTTGCCTGGCAGAGAGACAGTGGTTCAGGCAGACAGTAAAGAAGAGCTGTGCTGCCAATCTTGACATTGCTCATCACTTGGTAGGTTCTGGGGTCCATGTACAGTTGCAGGTGAATGACGAGGTTGTTGTTGGCACCATAGAGCAGTGCAAAAAATGCAAAAGGGGAAGCTTGGCGCCAAGGTGGAGTGTCCCATAATCTTGGCTGCCACCTGGCcatcaaaaaaaatgctgatagTAGTAATTGGGTCAGTTCTGTCCAAAGCACAGCTAAAGAGGGGCAGAAGGGGACATGACCATCTTTTCGACACAAGGCCAAGAGTGGGGCATTGGCACCATACATGGTTGTAGACAGGAGGAGCATAAGCACCCATCGGGCCTGGCTTGGGTGCCCAAGCCCCGGTATGCTCCCTTCTTCCACGTTCATCACTACTTTACCAATCTAGGTCTTTAGGTAGGTAAGTGATGGGAAGAGTAAAAGAAGGCAAAGTCTATAGTCCATCTGGTAAAACTGAATAATGGAGCCAGCACTACAGAGGGGAATTCAGGACACATTATCAAGTTAACAAGGAACTAGGTAGTCCATGGGTCAGAGTCAGAAATAGAAGCAGCAGGGAGACAGACACACATGTtcccatacacacacatgcacacatgcatgcacacatgcacattgTAATCTGGAAGTACAGATgttggagggaaggaggaaggatatGGGTATAGAAAATATCTGTGGTATGAAGCAAATGAGGCAACTAAAGGCCTGGGGAGGCTGGAGATGGGGCAAGACAGCTGGCCTCTATCTTTGATGACCCTAAGTAGTCAGGCTTACTGCCTATCCTGACTCAAACTCCAAGGCTCTTCCTCAGGGCTATGGCCCCTGCTGAGGAGAGCCTGGAGAAAGGAGTGCTGAGGATGCACTGGACCGTAGATAATCCTGCAAAGTCTTCTCAATGTTGGGAACTGCATAGGACTGTGCTGCAGACGCCGGTGCGAAACCCATCACTGCAGATGCTCTTAATTTGGCTACAAAATAGCCAGCCAGGAAGCCCTTGAGAAAAGGAGCTGACAGGAACGAGCCTTCCTGTTCCACAACTGTCTTGACCTCCTCCTCTAGTTGCCGCTGTAGATGTTCCAGCTGATTCTTTAGGAAAGCCAGGTCTTTCACCTTTGGCATCGAATCCTCGTCATCCGCCATTTTCACCAGCGTACTCCTCTAATTTGATTTTGATAAAATAGTCTGCGGAACTCTGGATTGATTATATAATAGTTTACTCATTAAAGTGAAGTTCTTACATCTGGACAGTGGCAGTGAAATTCCCTCAAAAAGCACCCAAACTCATTTGCAAAGTTGAGAAATCAGACTATGGAGGAGAAGTGATAGAGGATGGTAGTGTAGATTAGGAGACATTTTTGGATTTCCTCTACACATCATCAGGCATACCCGAACCATTTGCATGCCGTATCATGGCTGTTTTGCCTAGAGTCATGGACACTGTTGTCATGTCCCAGtaagtatattttaatttggcTTATTTTATTCTGGTTTACCTTATGCATAAATTTCATTGTTCAGGATaccatatcattattattattattgtgatgatgatgatgatgattatcatcatcattattatcatttttatggttTTCATTGAAAGAacttgcaatggggttaagtggcttgcccaaggccacacagctaggtaattattacgtgtctgaggccggagttgaacttaggtactcctgactccagggacagtattctatccactgcaccacctagccgccactgaAAGAAACTTTTGTTAGGAAACCAACATTATTCATGACCTTGCAAGAGACTTTTGCTAGGAAACCTACATCATGGCTCTCACTGTTTAAGGGATCCACTTAAGAATCATCAATAGGGAACCTACACCTCTAGTTTCTAATCCAAtctgctatttccattttatgagtgaatTTATTGCATCCACATGCACACTTATGACTGCTAATTAATAGAATGTATCATTCTACcctattttgttttactttttcctccatgttttttttttaccattcttcCTCAAAAATTATGGTTTAGCTCTCACTACTCTCTCCCTTTGTCCAGGTTTTTTAAACTTGATTCAAACCTATTTTATAcctttatacatataaatttacatgtatatatttgtatgtatatgatatattcatagctaattttatcttttttatataaaagtaAACACAGTCTTAGAAATTGATTGAAAATTTTCTAGAAACTAAAAAAGTTTGAAGAAGCTTTAGACCATCATCAATGATGCTGTacagaaataaatcaaatatcagtttatttacaaatatttaaagtatttaaaatgcACTTGATTTAATAACAAAAACACCATGTGCACCTTTAAAAGAACAACGAAGGACTATATTGCACCTAATAGCAAGTtcattactataataataataataataataataataataataataataataataataataaaaataattgattctCATCATCCCAGATAAAATTTACCTGACTTTAAATGCTAGATTCATACAATGAATAATATTCATTGTCTAGTGTCATGAAACTCAACCAATTTTGAGGAACATGTTaaaattaatctgatttttatattctttggttgttgtttttgcatTAAGCAATAGAATAGTTTCCAAGATGCTGGCAGTCActgcttttcttctaaatatAACTCTGTAATGAAACTTAAAGAACATGTCCATTACATACAAGTATGTATGGTATAATTATCTGGAAAATTAAAATCACCcctgaaaaaatatattgaaagttttacaaaaaactgaaaaatgggaTGAACTACCTTTAAGCTTCCCCATTTCATTCGTACAATAATTACTGACAGGGGTGTTGACAGGAGTCAAAAAAATGAACGATGGTCACATCATGATTATATTTTTGCCAATCTTTTATTGCCCCAAATTTGTGACAGGAGATATTGTAGGGGAAAGGAGAAGCAGAAATTCTTCTGCCTCTGGTTTGAACTCTGTTTCCATTAATCTCCTCTCTCTGagctctttattttattattatccctatt
This region includes:
- the LOC141504714 gene encoding SLC35A4 upstream open reading frame protein-like, with translation MADDEDSMPKVKDLAFLKNQLEHLQRQLEEEVKTVVEQEGSFLSAPFLKGFLAGYFVAKLRASAVMGFAPASAAQSYAVPNIEKTLQDYLRSSASSALLSPGSPQQGP